The following is a genomic window from Anaerolineae bacterium.
GACCTGTACCTGGCGCACGGCGGTGTCAACCTGCAGGCAGAGCCGCCCAAGGGATACTTCCCGGTGACGCCGGCGGTGGCCCATCTGCTGAACGACCCCGACGAGAACTGGCGCGTGAGCAGTGAGGGATTACTGCCGGCCGACGGCAATGCCGGCCTGCTCTTCGAGGTTCGCGATGTGGTGGGCAACGGCCCGCTCCATCTGGCGGCATACGACGCCTTCATCGAACGGGTGCCGGAATTTCGCTGGTGGCGCATGCTGAACGTGCGCTACGTGCTGACCCAGCGGACGCTCAGCCACGGCGGGCTTCTGCTGGTGGTGGATGAGGGGGAACGCCGGCTGTACCAGACCTTCCTGGGCGCCCAGCCGGCCTGGATCGTGCATGCGTACCGCCTGGCACCGGACCAAGAGACAGCCATTGACCTGACCGCCGGCGATGACCTGGACCCCTGGTCCACCGCTGTGCTGGAGACCGCGCCGCAACCCACACCGGCGCCGGCGGCCAGCGAAGAGTCCCTGGCCATCCGCCGCTTCAGCGCCCGACGAATTGACCTGGATGTGACGCTCCGCGCGCCGGGCATCCTGGTGCTGAGCGAGATCGCCTATCCGGGATGGGACGTGCGGGTGGACGGCCGGCCGGCCGTGCCCCTGCGCGCCTATGGGGTACTGCGGGCGGTAGCTCTGCCGGCAGGGACCTGGCATGTGGAATGGTCCTATCAACCGGGCAGTGTGTATATTGGCATGGGCGTGGGCTTCTTGACACTATTGGGCATCGCTGGTATTGTAATAGCGAGAGGACGGCAGAGATAGGATGAGTTTTTGGATTTTCCTCCCACTTCAGGTATAATTGTTTGGAAAACTTGCGGCATTTACGCCGCGAATACCCAAAAATTCAGCGAAAATGCCCCAAATCCTGGGGAAATGTCGCAGTATGTGGAGAATGCAAAACGTGGATTGGGATTGGATTGACGATACCATCTTTGCGGAAGAGTTCCGGCCCCGCAGGGAGCGCCAGGGCAAGGCGGAGGCCCAGCCGGCGGCCGACGAGGATTCCGAATACATGGAGGAGCCCGAGCTGATCGAGGCCCCGCTCATCCCTGTGCGGGACACGGTCATCTATCCTCATATGGTGGCGCCCCTCTTTATCGGGCGCGAGCGGTCACTGCGTGCGCTGGAAGCGGCGATAGCCGGCGACGGCATCGTCATTGTCGCCACCCAGCGCGACCCCGATGAGGAAGAGCCATCCCCCGAGGGCTTGTACGACATCGGCACCGAGGTCATCATCGGGCGCACCCTGCGCATGCCCGACGGCACCACGAATGTGCTGGGTCAGGGCCAGCGGCGCGTGCACATCGTGGAGGTCATCCACACCACGCCATACATCCGCGTGCGCGCCGCGCCCATCGAAGAACCGGAGGTCAGCGGCGTCGCCACGGAAGCGCTGATGCGGGCTGTGCTGGCGCTCTTCGAGAAGATCGTTCAGCTCAGCCCCTCCCTGCCCGAGGACGCCTACGTCGCGGCCATGAACGTGGACGACCCCGGCTGGCTGGCGGACCTCATCGCCTCCATGATGGAGTTCGATGTGGAAACCCGCCAGGCCATCCTGGAGGAGATCAACCCGGCGGAACGGCTCCAGCGCCTGAGCATCCTGCTGGCCAAAGAGCTGGATGTGCTGGAGCTGGAGAACGAGATCCAGAGCCAGGTCCAGCAGGAGATGGACCGCTCCCAGCGCGAGTACTTCCTGCGGGAGCAGATGCGCATCATCCAGAACGAGCTGGGCGAGCTGGACAGCCAACAGCAGGAGATCGAGGAACTGCGCGCCAAGCTCGAGGAGAAACAGCTTCCGGAGGAGGTGCGCTCCCGGGCGGAGAAGGAGCTGGAGCGGCTGGCGGCCATGCCGGCGGCCGCCCCGGAGGTCGGCATCATCCGCACCTATCTCGACTGGATCCTGGAGCTCCCCTGGACGGAAGAGACGCCGGACAACATGGACCTGGAGAACGCCGAGCGCATCCTGGAGTCGGAGCACTACGGCTTGACGCGCGCCAAGGAGCGCATCCTGGAGCATATCGCGGTGCGCAAGCTGGCCGGCTCCAAGATGCGCAGTCCCATCCTGTGCTTCGTCGGGCCGCCCGGCACCGGCAAGACCTCCATGGGTCGCTCTATCGCCAAGGCGCTGGGACGCAACTTCGTGCGCGTCTCCGTGGGCGGCATCCGCGATGAGGCGGAAATCCGCGGCCACCGCCGCACCTATATCGGCGCCCTGCCTGGCCGCATTATCCAGACCATGCGGCGCGCCAAGAGCATCAACCCGCTCTTCATGCTGGACGAGATCGACAAGCTCGGGACCGACTTCCGCGGCGATCCGGCGGCGGCCCTGCTCGAGGTGCTGGACCCCGAGCAGAACTATGCCTTCTCGGACCACTACCTGGAGGTGCCGTACGACCTGTCCAAGGTCTTCTTCATCACGACGGCCAACACGCTGTACACCATCCCGCCGGCGCTCCAGGACCGCATGGAGGTCATCGAGTTCCCGGGCTATGTGGAGGAGGAGAAGCTGGAGATCGCCCGGCACTTCCTCATCCCGCGGCAGATTGAGCTTCACGGCCTGAACGGGCATCCGGTGCAGTTCTCGGACTCGACCCTGCGCTCCATCATCCGGGAGTACACGTATGAGGCCGGCGTGCGCAACCTGGAACGCGAGATCGCACAAATCTGCCGCAAGCTGGCGCGGCGCGTGGCCCAGGGCGAGCCGGCACCGCACCGCATCACCGTCAAGTCCCTGCCCCAGTTCCTCGGCCCGCCGGAATTCACCTCCAGCAGGATCGAGGAGGAGGACCAGGTCGGGCTGGCGACCGGCATTGCCTGGACAGAGGCCGGCGGCGATATCATGCCCATCGAAGTGCTCATCATGGAAGGCAAGGGCAATCTCCTGCTGACCGGCCAGTTGGGCAGCGCCTCATCGTGGAGAAAATCACCTACCGCTTCCACGGCCCGCGCCGGGGTGATATCGTGGTGCTGAAGCTCCCCCAGCAC
Proteins encoded in this region:
- the lon gene encoding endopeptidase La → MWRMQNVDWDWIDDTIFAEEFRPRRERQGKAEAQPAADEDSEYMEEPELIEAPLIPVRDTVIYPHMVAPLFIGRERSLRALEAAIAGDGIVIVATQRDPDEEEPSPEGLYDIGTEVIIGRTLRMPDGTTNVLGQGQRRVHIVEVIHTTPYIRVRAAPIEEPEVSGVATEALMRAVLALFEKIVQLSPSLPEDAYVAAMNVDDPGWLADLIASMMEFDVETRQAILEEINPAERLQRLSILLAKELDVLELENEIQSQVQQEMDRSQREYFLREQMRIIQNELGELDSQQQEIEELRAKLEEKQLPEEVRSRAEKELERLAAMPAAAPEVGIIRTYLDWILELPWTEETPDNMDLENAERILESEHYGLTRAKERILEHIAVRKLAGSKMRSPILCFVGPPGTGKTSMGRSIAKALGRNFVRVSVGGIRDEAEIRGHRRTYIGALPGRIIQTMRRAKSINPLFMLDEIDKLGTDFRGDPAAALLEVLDPEQNYAFSDHYLEVPYDLSKVFFITTANTLYTIPPALQDRMEVIEFPGYVEEEKLEIARHFLIPRQIELHGLNGHPVQFSDSTLRSIIREYTYEAGVRNLEREIAQICRKLARRVAQGEPAPHRITVKSLPQFLGPPEFTSSRIEEEDQVGLATGIAWTEAGGDIMPIEVLIMEGKGNLLLTGQLGSASSWRKSPTASTARAGVISWC